One Ahaetulla prasina isolate Xishuangbanna chromosome 10, ASM2864084v1, whole genome shotgun sequence genomic region harbors:
- the LOC131204124 gene encoding uncharacterized protein LOC131204124 isoform X2, with protein sequence MDGEGADGRGRGEEREKEPRSKAFFFFPPPNAALASHPLKSNSATPFIRRPPQTAPARLVAERGGRVVGEGGGRGSKRGGGTPLWKAAPPLIQPPPNSPILKSFFGGGKVSRLGSGSRAYSLAPKGKQVSKQASRRQTCKAEPSSRRGWAKNATGPLRTNSVRSVCKPGLRASRSPRSPAGLAELNSCPPSPFAAGAPNLGRQAAGKRSGRERESRGPRPQPDSSHPFPAGASITAAPRRARHGIVLFPACPAGTFPLWDRRRRPLPLQKTPPRPHLAPDYNLHQPPHLQRSHLKEHILPS encoded by the exons ATGGATGGGGAGGGGGCggacgggcgggggaggggggaagagagagaaaaagagcctCGATCCaaggcctttttcttttttccccccccaaatgccGCGCTCGCGAGCCACCCCCTCAAATCCAACTCCGCCACCCCATTCATTCGGCGGCCCCCTCAAACCGCCCCGGCAAGACTCGTTGCAGAACGGGGAGGGCGGGTGGTGggcgaggggggagggaggggttcgAAGCGCGGAGGGGGGACCCCGCTTTGGAAAGCCGCCCCCCCATTAATTCAACCCCCCCCCAACTCTCCCATTTTGaagtctttttttgggggggggaaagtttcCCGTCTCGGCTCCGGCAGCCGAGCTTATTCGCTCGCTCCCAAAGGCAAgcaagtaagcaagcaagcaagcaggcgGCAGACTTGCAAAGCCGAGCCAAGCAGCCGCCGGGGCTGGGCAAAAAATGCAACAGGTCCGCTTCGCACAAACTCCGTCCGGAGCGTTTGCAAACCGGGGTTGCGTGCATCCCGCTCGCCTCGCTCTCCGGCCGGCCTGGCCGAGCTCAACTCCTGCCCGCCGTCTCCCTTCGCGGCCGGAGCCCCCAACCTAGGCAGGCAAGCGGCCGGGAAGCGGAgcgggcgagagagagagagccggGGACCTCGCCCGCAGCCCGATTCCTCCCACCCTTTCCCAGCAGGAGCCTCCATTACGGCTGCACCCAGGCGAGCCCGCCACGGGATCGTCCTCTTCCCGGCTTGCCCCGCCGGCACGTTCCCGCTTTGGGATCGGAGGCGCCGGCCGCTTCCTCTCCAGaagacccccccccgcccccatttgGCGCCGGACTACAATCTCCATCAGCCGCCGCACCTCCAGCGCAG CCATCTAAAGGAGCACATTCTACCTTCTTAA
- the LOC131204124 gene encoding uncharacterized protein LOC131204124 isoform X1: MDGEGADGRGRGEEREKEPRSKAFFFFPPPNAALASHPLKSNSATPFIRRPPQTAPARLVAERGGRVVGEGGGRGSKRGGGTPLWKAAPPLIQPPPNSPILKSFFGGGKVSRLGSGSRAYSLAPKGKQVSKQASRRQTCKAEPSSRRGWAKNATGPLRTNSVRSVCKPGLRASRSPRSPAGLAELNSCPPSPFAAGAPNLGRQAAGKRSGRERESRGPRPQPDSSHPFPAGASITAAPRRARHGIVLFPACPAGTFPLWDRRRRPLPLQKTPPRPHLAPDYNLHQPPHLQRSQSSLGSLQMHGKD; this comes from the exons ATGGATGGGGAGGGGGCggacgggcgggggaggggggaagagagagaaaaagagcctCGATCCaaggcctttttcttttttccccccccaaatgccGCGCTCGCGAGCCACCCCCTCAAATCCAACTCCGCCACCCCATTCATTCGGCGGCCCCCTCAAACCGCCCCGGCAAGACTCGTTGCAGAACGGGGAGGGCGGGTGGTGggcgaggggggagggaggggttcgAAGCGCGGAGGGGGGACCCCGCTTTGGAAAGCCGCCCCCCCATTAATTCAACCCCCCCCCAACTCTCCCATTTTGaagtctttttttgggggggggaaagtttcCCGTCTCGGCTCCGGCAGCCGAGCTTATTCGCTCGCTCCCAAAGGCAAgcaagtaagcaagcaagcaagcaggcgGCAGACTTGCAAAGCCGAGCCAAGCAGCCGCCGGGGCTGGGCAAAAAATGCAACAGGTCCGCTTCGCACAAACTCCGTCCGGAGCGTTTGCAAACCGGGGTTGCGTGCATCCCGCTCGCCTCGCTCTCCGGCCGGCCTGGCCGAGCTCAACTCCTGCCCGCCGTCTCCCTTCGCGGCCGGAGCCCCCAACCTAGGCAGGCAAGCGGCCGGGAAGCGGAgcgggcgagagagagagagccggGGACCTCGCCCGCAGCCCGATTCCTCCCACCCTTTCCCAGCAGGAGCCTCCATTACGGCTGCACCCAGGCGAGCCCGCCACGGGATCGTCCTCTTCCCGGCTTGCCCCGCCGGCACGTTCCCGCTTTGGGATCGGAGGCGCCGGCCGCTTCCTCTCCAGaagacccccccccgcccccatttgGCGCCGGACTACAATCTCCATCAGCCGCCGCACCTCCAGCGCAG CCAAAGCTCTCTGGGAAGCTTACAGATGCACGGAAAAGACTGA